One stretch of Thermococcus sp. 21S9 DNA includes these proteins:
- a CDS encoding DUF4932 domain-containing protein, producing MGWKMRLFRGMALVLVVLILLGTSPQVFSVSENSTQNKCGIKVEVNPNLELFAVLYILAFNGSDYFITAPKGYISDVLTYFAPYRDDPAVKYIREVFNSSLPLYVRDNGIIGFSSRLALLGYLPNETNLGELELLANFARKSDFMAFYSAHRSEYEKITRPLVGYLECVPEEYERLFGHTYESFRVEASYSLHIHLHVVFENGTVYYVGLLYYRNNVSMLSYVMTTLHEFTHPFVREFLDRNFRTFENMSYYLQEVRNELPTTTTYDTGHYGSFYTYLNELFTESIAEYVALRCGVPRDYVLFRAKAMSAMFLPFWNLFDEYRKAEELNETLYRYAPTLARHMGKWATPGNVSVFYRKVAPVVEPNVLNRASYLGKLVIVYGTQNPDESGNEYDRETAYLLADRLRETYMRLYGGAPSIVVKADGNLTDEDLRGNLILIGGPVANAITARLNENLPVRFALNGSWVLERNPNAVENFTVFRVTENNISVIPPNSPVPSGVFGVVETIRNPWNSKEYVLIIAGLDRYGTREMSKWIQWQSYVIRGETYWEVGFYSMG from the coding sequence ATGGGATGGAAAATGAGGCTGTTCAGAGGAATGGCCTTAGTGCTGGTCGTTCTTATCCTCCTTGGAACCTCGCCTCAGGTGTTCTCGGTGAGTGAGAATTCGACCCAAAACAAGTGCGGGATTAAAGTTGAAGTTAACCCCAACCTTGAGCTCTTCGCCGTCCTTTACATTCTCGCCTTCAACGGAAGCGACTACTTCATAACGGCGCCAAAAGGCTACATCAGCGATGTTTTGACGTACTTCGCGCCTTACCGGGACGATCCGGCCGTTAAGTACATCCGCGAAGTCTTCAACAGCTCCTTACCACTCTATGTCAGGGATAATGGAATCATAGGATTCAGTAGCAGGCTGGCCCTGCTGGGTTACCTGCCGAACGAGACCAACCTTGGTGAACTGGAACTGCTGGCTAATTTTGCCCGGAAAAGCGATTTCATGGCCTTTTACAGCGCCCACAGGAGCGAGTATGAGAAAATAACCCGCCCCCTGGTGGGATACCTGGAATGTGTCCCAGAGGAATACGAAAGGCTCTTTGGCCACACCTACGAATCCTTTAGGGTTGAGGCCTCGTACTCGCTTCACATACATCTTCACGTCGTCTTTGAGAACGGGACGGTGTACTACGTTGGATTGCTGTACTACAGGAACAACGTCTCGATGCTTTCGTATGTCATGACGACACTCCACGAGTTCACCCATCCGTTTGTTCGAGAATTTCTCGACCGGAACTTCAGGACCTTTGAGAACATGAGCTACTACCTCCAGGAAGTGAGGAACGAACTCCCGACCACCACGACCTACGACACAGGTCATTACGGTTCCTTCTACACGTACCTCAACGAGCTCTTCACCGAGAGCATTGCGGAGTACGTTGCCCTGAGGTGTGGGGTGCCAAGGGATTACGTTCTTTTTAGAGCTAAGGCAATGTCGGCCATGTTCCTGCCCTTCTGGAACCTGTTTGATGAGTACCGGAAGGCAGAGGAACTCAATGAGACCCTCTACCGGTACGCACCAACTCTGGCCCGGCACATGGGTAAGTGGGCAACTCCCGGGAACGTGAGCGTATTTTACAGGAAGGTTGCTCCCGTTGTGGAGCCCAACGTACTGAACAGGGCAAGTTACCTGGGAAAGCTTGTCATTGTTTACGGGACGCAGAATCCCGACGAGAGCGGGAACGAGTACGACAGGGAGACGGCTTACCTGCTCGCCGACCGCCTTAGGGAGACCTACATGAGGCTCTACGGTGGAGCCCCTTCAATCGTGGTCAAGGCGGACGGGAATTTGACCGATGAGGATTTGAGGGGCAACCTTATACTCATCGGCGGTCCCGTTGCCAACGCCATAACCGCCCGGCTCAACGAAAACCTACCCGTGCGCTTCGCCCTCAACGGCTCCTGGGTGCTGGAGAGGAACCCGAACGCGGTGGAGAACTTCACGGTCTTTCGGGTAACCGAGAACAACATAAGCGTAATCCCGCCCAACTCGCCGGTTCCTTCTGGGGTCTTTGGAGTTGTTGAGACGATTCGGAACCCCTGGAACTCGAAGGAATACGTACTCATTATTGCGGGCCTCGACCGCTATGGAACCAGAGAGATGAGCAAGTGGATACAATGGCAAAGCTATGTGATTAGAGGGGAAACTTATTGGGAAGTTGGGTTCTACTCGATGGGCTGA